The Candidatus Eisenbacteria bacterium nucleotide sequence CCGGCGACCGGGTTCTGCGCGCTCACCTGCAACCCAACGAAGAGCACCTCGCCGCCGGCGAACTCGACCATTTCGGAGGCGGCCGGATGCCCGGCGATCTTGCAGATCTCCTCCGCGACCACCGCGTCCGAGTTGATGAACATGTCGATACCGAGCTTCTCCGCGTTCAGCTTTCCGTCTCCGCGGATGTACTCGAGGGTCTTCACGCGCGCGATGATGCGGGGCACTTTGTACTCGCGCGCGAGGAGACACGCGACCAAGTTGACCTCGTCCTGATTGGTGACCGCGATGAAGAGGTCGGCGCTCGCCACGCCCGCTTCCTCGAGGGCGGCCGCGCTCGATCCGTTGCCGAGGACGACGAGGGCGTTCACCCTCTCCTTGAGAAGCCGGTGCTTCTCCGGGTTTCGCTCGACGACCGCGATGTCGTGCCCTTGGTCGGCGAGATGGCCGGCGATGTGAAAACCGACCTCGCCGGCCCCAACGATGATGACCTTCAAGTCGCCCCAGTCCTTTCCGTCGGACGAACCGATTGATCTTAACTACGGGAGAGGGTCGCGGGCAAGGAGTATCGCGAGAAGGGCCGCGCGTAGGGGCCGGCCTTGATCCGACGGAAACTCGACCGGTGTTCTCTCGGTTGGGCCCGGGGCCAGCCTGAATTTTGCACGCGTTTCCTACTGCGGCCGCGGAACCGGATCGACGGGGAAGGCGCAGGGAGAGAGGCGATCGTCAGAGAAACCCGAGCTCCAGCTTGGCCGCTTCGCTCATCCGATCCGGCGACCAGGGCGGCTCCCAAACGATCTCGACCTCCGCGGAGCGAACCTCGGGGATCTCCTCGATCGCGCGGCGGACATACCCGGGAAGAGCCTCCGCCTCGGGGCAGTGCGGCGAGGTGAGGGTCATCCGGATGAAGACGTCGCGGGACTCATCGATCCGTATGTCAAAGACGAGACCGAGCTCGTAGATGTTGACCGGGATCTCGGGGTCGAAGACGGTGCGAAGAGCATCGACCACCTTCTCCTCGAGACGCCCGGGCTGCGGCGTCCTTCCTCCCATGAGGAACCTCCGGCGAGCCGGCCGCGCGCGCGGCCCGTCACTCGGTCGTGGCTGTCTCTCCCTCTTCCTTGAGGGCCGCCTCGAACGCGTGCCACGGAAGGGTCGCGCACTTCACGCGCACGGGGAACTCCCGCACCCCCGAGAAGACCGCGAGCTTGCCGAGCGAGGGATCGCCGGCCCCTTCGCGCGTCGACGGATCGCCGGTGAGAAGCGTGTGAAACTGCTCGAAACGCTTCTCCGCGTCCTCCTCGGATCTCCCCTTGAGATCCTCGGTCATCATCGAGGCCGAGGCGAGGGCGATGGCGCATCCAGAACCCTCGAAACGGATGTCGCGAACGATTCCTTCCTCCACGAAAAGATAGATCGTGAAGCGATCGCCGCAGAGCGGGTTGTAACCCTTCGCGAGTCGGTTGGCGTTCTCGAGCTTCCCGTAGTTCCGCGGGTTCCTTCCGTGGTCGAGAATGACCTCCTGGTACAGGTCGCGCAGGTCGGACATCAGAGAAGAACCTCCCGGACTTTGAGAAGACCTTTCGCCAGCGCGTCGACTTCTTCCCTGGTGTTGTAGAGGGCGAACGAAGCCCGCGCCGTCGCCGGAACCCCGAAGCGATCGATAGCCGGCTGCGCGCAATGGTGGCCCGTTCGGACCGCGATCCCCTCGCGGTCGAGGATCGTGCCGATGTCGTGGGGATGAATACCCTCCATCACGAACGAGAAGACGCCGACGCGCTCGCGCGCCTCTCCCACCAATCGGAGTCCGGGGACCGACGGAAGAACCTCCGCGGCGTGCGCCTGGATCGAGCTCTCGTGCTCCGCGATCGCGTCGAAGCCGAGAGCGGAGACGTAGTCGAGCGCCGCGCCGAGGCTGATCGCCCCGGCGATATTCGGAGTGCCCGCCTCGAAGCGGTACGGCGGCGCGTTGTACGTCGTCTTTTCGAACGTCACCGAGCGGATCATGTCCCCGCCCCCTTGGTACGGAGGCATCGACTCGAGCAGCTCCTTCTTTCCGTAGAGGATGCCGATTCCGGTCGGGCCGAAGAGCTTGTGGCCCGAGAAGACGTAGAAATCGCAGTCGAGGTCGCGGACATCGACGGGCATGTGCGCGACCGCCTGCGCGCCGTCGATGAGAACCGGGATCCCCCGCCGGTGGGCGAGACGGACGATCTCCTTCACCGGGTTGACGGTGCCGAGCGCATTGGAGACGTGGGTCACGGCCACGATGCGCGTCCGGGGCCCCAGCATCTTCTCGAGCTCGTCCATCACGAGATCGCCTCGGTCATCGATCGGAACCGCGCGGAGCACCGCTCCCTTTTCCTCGCAGATCATCTGCCAAGGAACGATGTTCGAATGGTGCTCCATCCACGTGACGAGAACTTCGTCCCCCTTCCCGATCTTCCGCCGCCCGAAGGTTTGCGCCACGAGGTTGATCCCCTCCGTCGTGCCGCGGACGAAGATCGTCTCCTCGATCCCCCGGGCGTTGATGAACGCGCGGGCCCTTTCGCGCGCGTCTTCGTACGCCTTGGTGGCCGTCTCGCTCAGGTGGTAGACCCCTCGATGGATGTTGGAATAGCACCCGGAGTAGAAGACGTTGTAGGCGTCGATGACCGCGTAGGGCTTTTGCGTGCTCGCTGCGTTGTCGAGATAGACGAGCGGCTTCCCGTGAATCCTCATCTTGAGGATCGGAAAGTCGTCTCGAACCATCTGCACATCGAGAACATGGGCCGGCCTTCGGTCTCTTACGACGGAAGTCTGCCGCGCGTCACCGTTCATAGCGCCCCCCGGATCTCTTCGCCTTGCGGCAGGCGCGCGACCAGGATCTCCTCGAGCCGCCGCCGAAGCGGAGCCGCGTCGACGCGCCCGACGAGATCCGCCGCGAACGCGTACGTGAGAAGACTGCGTGCCGCCGCTTCCTCGATCCCTCTCGAACGAAGGTAGAAGACCGCGTTCTCGTCGAGCCGCCCGACCGTGGCGCCGTGCGTGCACTTGACGTCGTCGGCGTAGATCTCGAGCTGCGGCTTGGTGTGAACGGCGGCCTCAGCGGAAAGGAGAAGGGTTTGGTTGGTCTGTTTGGCGTCGGTCTTCTGCGCGTCCGGCCGCACAACGATCCGGCCGCTGAAGACTCCCCGCGCGCGGTCGGTGAGGATCCCCTTGTAGAGCTCGCGGCTCGAACCGTGCGGGCGCGCATGTTGAATCGCCGTGTGATTGTCGACCAGTTGGTCCCCTCGGCCGAGGTAGAGACCGTCGAGGACGCATTCGGCCCCCTCTCCGTCGAGCACGGAACCCGCGTCATTGCGCGCGAGCCCCGCCCCGAAGGCGAACGAGATCGAATCGAACCGGCTGCTCCGTTCCTGGTGCGCCTGGAGAGCGCCGACGTGAAAGGCGCGCGTGCTTTCTTCCTGAAGCTTGATGTGCCGGAACGTCGCCCCTTCCCCGACGCGGATCTCCGTCACCGCGTTCGTGAGGAAGGTCCCGTCGTCGAGAGAGGCGTAGGTTTCGACCACGGTCGCCGACGCCCCCTTTTCGACGAGAATCAAGCTCCGCGGATGCGCGACCAGAGGCTCTCTTCCGCCCCTCGAAAGATAGAGAAGGTGAATCGGCTTCTCGATCGCGAGGCTCTCGGGGACGAAGACAAACGCCCCGTCGCGCAGGAAGGCCGTGTTCCAAGCCGCGAAGCTCCGCGTTTCGAAGTCGGCGTACCGTCCCAAATGATCGGCGAGCCGATCCTTCCTCTTCTCGATCGAATCGGCGAGGCTCTCGACGACCGCGCCCTCGGGGAGATCCCCCATCGACGAGAGATCCGGCGCGTGATGCCCGGCGACGAAGACGATCTCCGCCGCCGCTTCGCTTCCGAAGAGAAGACCGCGAACCTCGTCTCTCCTCGGGGCCGCGCCGTCCTCCGGACCGCTCCATCGGAGATCGATCCGCCGGAGAGGCGCGAGGTTCGTCTGGCGCCAATCCTCCTCTCGCGCGCTCGGCAACCCGAGCTCCCCGAACCGGGAGAGCGCGCGGCGACGAATCGGTTCGACCCAAGACTGCGACTCGCGCGGACACGCCCTCCGAAACCTCTCCAAATCCAGCAGGTGAATCTGCCCCTTTTCTTTCTCGGTCATCAGGCTCCGTCCCTTCTCTTCGGACAACAGCCGCGCCGCGGACTAGGCGCGCGCCGATTCCTTTTCCTCCAACCAGGAGTAGCCCCGCTGCTCCAGCTCGAGCGCCAGCTTCTTGTCTCCGGAGGCGACGATCCGGCCCTTGGCGAGAACGTGGACGAAGTCGGGGACGATGTAGTTCAAGAGACGCTGGTAGTGCGTGACGACGACGATCGCCCGACTCCCGCCGCGCAGGGCGTTCACGCCTCCGGCGACGATCCGGAGCGCGTCGATGTCGAGGCCCGAGTCGGTTTCGTCCAGAATCGCGAGGCTTGGGTCGAGCATCGCCATCTGAAAGATCTCGTTCCTCTTCTTTTCGCCCCCTGAGAAGCCCTCGTTCACGGGGCGCTGGATGAGCGCCTCGTCCATCTCGAGAAGCCTCATCTTCTCCTTCGCGTGCGAAAGGAACTCCATCGCGTCGAGCTCCTTCTCTCCTCGCGCTCTCCGGATGCTGTTCAGCGCGGTCTTCAGGAAGTACGCATTGCTGACGCCGGGGATCTCGATCGGATACTGAAAGGCGAGGAAGATCCCCTCGCGGGCTCTCTCCTCCGGCGACAGATCGAGGAGGTTCTTCCCTTGGTAGAGAACTTCCCCTCTCGTCACCTCGTATTCGGCGCGTCCGGCGAGAATCCCCGCCAACGTGCTCTTTCCCGATCCGTTCGGCCCCATGATCGCGTGAACCTCGCCGGCGTTCACCCGCAGGTTCACCCCTTTCAGAATCAGCGTCTCGCCCGCCTTCGCGTGCAGATCCTTGATTTCCAACATATCGATCGATCCTCTCTCTCTGCCGGGCGACCGTTCAGCCGACGCTCCCCTCGAGACTCACGGCGAGGAGCTTCTGCGCCTCCACGGCGAATTCCATCGGCAGCTCGCGAAAGATCTCCTTGCAAAAGCCGTTGACGATCATGTTGACCGCGTCCTCCGTGGAAATGCCCCGCTGGTTGCAGTAGAAGACCTGGTCCTCCCCGATTTTCGAGGTCGTGGCCTCGTGCTCGACCGTGGCGGTCGGGTTCCGGACGTCGACGTACGGGAACGTGTGCGCGCCGCACTTGTCTCCGATCAGCATCGAATCGCACTGCGAGAAGTTCCGCGCGTTCTGCGCTCCCTTCATCACCTGTACGAGACCGCGATACGTGTTCTGTCCCTGCCCCGCCGAGATTCCCTTCGACACGATCGTGCTTCTCGTGTTCTTTCCGATATGAATCATCTTCGTGCCTGTGTCGGCCTGCTGCCGTCGGTTCGTGAGGGCGACCGAATAGAACTCGCCCACCGAGTCGTCCCCCTGGAGAATGCAGCCTGGGTATTTCCACGTGATCGCGGAGCCGGTCTCGACCTGCGTCCAGGAGATCTTCGATCCCTTCCCGCGGCAGGCGCCTCGCTTCGTCACGAAGTTGAAGATCCCGCCCTTCCCCTCCTCGTCGCCCGGATACCAGTTCTGCACGGTCGAGTACTTGATCGTGGCGCGGTCGAGCGCGACGAGCTCGACGACCGCGGCGTGAAGCTGGTTCACGTCCCGCATCGGAGCCGTGCACCCCTCGAGATAGCTGACCGTGCTCCCCTCGTCGGCGACGATGAGCGTCCGCTCGAACTGGCCCGTGTCGATCGCGTTGATCCGGAAGTACGTGGAGAGCTCCATCGGACAGCGCACTCCCTTCGGCACGTAGCAGAACGAACCGTCGCTGAAGACGGCCGAATTCAGGGCGGCGAAGAAGTTGTCCGTGTGCGGAACGACCGAGCCGAGGTACTTCCGGACAAGCTCCGGATGCTCGCGAACCGCCTCGCTGAACGAACAGAAGATGATGCCGAGCTCGGCGAGCTTCTCCCGAAACGTCGTCGCGACCGAGACGCTGTCGAAAACCGCGTCGACGGCCACGCCGGTGATTCGCTTCTGCTCCTCGAGCGAGATGCCGAGCTTCTCGAATGTCCGGATCACCTCCGGATCGACCTCGTCGAGGCTCTTCGGCCGGTTCGTCATCGACTTCGGAGCCGAATAGTAGATGATGTTTTGATAGTCGATTGCCGGGTATTTCACGTTCGGCCAGCGAGGCTCCTCCATCGTCTGCCAGTGGCGGAAGGCCTTGAGCCGCCATTCGAGGAGAAACTCGGGCTCCTCCTTCTTCGCCGAGATGAGGCGGATGATGTCTTCGTTGAGACCCCGCGGGGCCGCGTCCGCCTCGACGTCGGTCGTGAACCCGTACTTGTATTCTTGCTTCGTGAACTTCTCGATCGTCGGGTCCGAACTCATGCGTTCTGCTCCGTCCTTGTTCGTTCATGCGCCGGGAACGCGCGCGCGCCTTTCTCTCGATCGGGGCTTCCCGCCAGGCTTCTCGCGGGGATCATGCTCTCTTCGATGCGGCGTTCGATGCCGGGAAGGGACCTGGCCATCTCCGCGAGGCTGATCGTGTCGAGAGCCCCGGAAAGCGCTTCGCTGATGATGCGCCAATTCGCGCGGATCCCGCAGGAGGACTCCTTCGCGCACCGCCCGGGCCCTGAGGCGGCGCACTCGGTCATGCCGATCGGCCCCTCGAGGGCGCGGATGATCTCCGCAACCGTGATCTCCTCCGGCGGCCGCGCGAGGAGGTAGCCGCCTCTCACCCCGCGGTGCGACATGAGGAGACCCTCGCGCGAGAGCGCCTTGAGGATCTTGCTCACCGTCGGGAGCGGGAGGCCGACCCTGCCGGCCATATCCCTCGCGGTGTGGGGCTCGCCCTCGCGATCCGCGGCGAGCGCCGCGAGAAGCGAGACCCCGTAGTCGGCTAACTTGCTGATTCGAAACATTTTGAGCTTCTCTCTCCATA carries:
- a CDS encoding DUF59 domain-containing protein, with the translated sequence MGGRTPQPGRLEEKVVDALRTVFDPEIPVNIYELGLVFDIRIDESRDVFIRMTLTSPHCPEAEALPGYVRRAIEEIPEVRSAEVEIVWEPPWSPDRMSEAAKLELGFL
- a CDS encoding SUF system NifU family Fe-S cluster assembly protein gives rise to the protein MSDLRDLYQEVILDHGRNPRNYGKLENANRLAKGYNPLCGDRFTIYLFVEEGIVRDIRFEGSGCAIALASASMMTEDLKGRSEEDAEKRFEQFHTLLTGDPSTREGAGDPSLGKLAVFSGVREFPVRVKCATLPWHAFEAALKEEGETATTE
- a CDS encoding cysteine desulfurase, which produces MNGDARQTSVVRDRRPAHVLDVQMVRDDFPILKMRIHGKPLVYLDNAASTQKPYAVIDAYNVFYSGCYSNIHRGVYHLSETATKAYEDARERARAFINARGIEETIFVRGTTEGINLVAQTFGRRKIGKGDEVLVTWMEHHSNIVPWQMICEEKGAVLRAVPIDDRGDLVMDELEKMLGPRTRIVAVTHVSNALGTVNPVKEIVRLAHRRGIPVLIDGAQAVAHMPVDVRDLDCDFYVFSGHKLFGPTGIGILYGKKELLESMPPYQGGGDMIRSVTFEKTTYNAPPYRFEAGTPNIAGAISLGAALDYVSALGFDAIAEHESSIQAHAAEVLPSVPGLRLVGEARERVGVFSFVMEGIHPHDIGTILDREGIAVRTGHHCAQPAIDRFGVPATARASFALYNTREEVDALAKGLLKVREVLL
- the sufD gene encoding Fe-S cluster assembly protein SufD; the protein is MTEKEKGQIHLLDLERFRRACPRESQSWVEPIRRRALSRFGELGLPSAREEDWRQTNLAPLRRIDLRWSGPEDGAAPRRDEVRGLLFGSEAAAEIVFVAGHHAPDLSSMGDLPEGAVVESLADSIEKRKDRLADHLGRYADFETRSFAAWNTAFLRDGAFVFVPESLAIEKPIHLLYLSRGGREPLVAHPRSLILVEKGASATVVETYASLDDGTFLTNAVTEIRVGEGATFRHIKLQEESTRAFHVGALQAHQERSSRFDSISFAFGAGLARNDAGSVLDGEGAECVLDGLYLGRGDQLVDNHTAIQHARPHGSSRELYKGILTDRARGVFSGRIVVRPDAQKTDAKQTNQTLLLSAEAAVHTKPQLEIYADDVKCTHGATVGRLDENAVFYLRSRGIEEAAARSLLTYAFAADLVGRVDAAPLRRRLEEILVARLPQGEEIRGAL
- the sufC gene encoding Fe-S cluster assembly ATPase SufC yields the protein MLEIKDLHAKAGETLILKGVNLRVNAGEVHAIMGPNGSGKSTLAGILAGRAEYEVTRGEVLYQGKNLLDLSPEERAREGIFLAFQYPIEIPGVSNAYFLKTALNSIRRARGEKELDAMEFLSHAKEKMRLLEMDEALIQRPVNEGFSGGEKKRNEIFQMAMLDPSLAILDETDSGLDIDALRIVAGGVNALRGGSRAIVVVTHYQRLLNYIVPDFVHVLAKGRIVASGDKKLALELEQRGYSWLEEKESARA
- the sufB gene encoding Fe-S cluster assembly protein SufB → MSSDPTIEKFTKQEYKYGFTTDVEADAAPRGLNEDIIRLISAKKEEPEFLLEWRLKAFRHWQTMEEPRWPNVKYPAIDYQNIIYYSAPKSMTNRPKSLDEVDPEVIRTFEKLGISLEEQKRITGVAVDAVFDSVSVATTFREKLAELGIIFCSFSEAVREHPELVRKYLGSVVPHTDNFFAALNSAVFSDGSFCYVPKGVRCPMELSTYFRINAIDTGQFERTLIVADEGSTVSYLEGCTAPMRDVNQLHAAVVELVALDRATIKYSTVQNWYPGDEEGKGGIFNFVTKRGACRGKGSKISWTQVETGSAITWKYPGCILQGDDSVGEFYSVALTNRRQQADTGTKMIHIGKNTRSTIVSKGISAGQGQNTYRGLVQVMKGAQNARNFSQCDSMLIGDKCGAHTFPYVDVRNPTATVEHEATTSKIGEDQVFYCNQRGISTEDAVNMIVNGFCKEIFRELPMEFAVEAQKLLAVSLEGSVG
- a CDS encoding SUF system Fe-S cluster assembly regulator codes for the protein MFRISKLADYGVSLLAALAADREGEPHTARDMAGRVGLPLPTVSKILKALSREGLLMSHRGVRGGYLLARPPEEITVAEIIRALEGPIGMTECAASGPGRCAKESSCGIRANWRIISEALSGALDTISLAEMARSLPGIERRIEESMIPARSLAGSPDREKGARAFPAHERTRTEQNA